One window from the genome of Pseudomonas frederiksbergensis encodes:
- the yiaY gene encoding L-threonine dehydrogenase yields MSSTFFIPAVNIMGLGCLDEAMTAIRNYGFRKALIVTDVGLAKAGVATKVAELLAIQDVDAVIYDGAKPNPSIANVELGLGLLKESRCDFIVSLGGGSPHDCAKGIALCATNGGQIRDYEGVDRSSKPQLPLIAINTTAGTASEMTRFCIITDDTRHVKMAIVDRNVTPLMSVNDPALMVAMPKGLTAATGMDALTHAIEAYVSTAATPITDACALKAITLISNNLRLAVRDGNDLSARENMAYAQFLAGMAFNNASLGFVHAMAHQLGGFYDLPHGVCNAVLLPHVQSFNAMVCAVRLTDVAHAMGADIRGFSPEEGAQAAIAAIRSLAVDVDIPAGLRELGMRLNDVPVLAANALKDACGLTNPRAADQRQIEEIFRSAF; encoded by the coding sequence ATGAGCAGCACTTTTTTCATTCCAGCCGTGAACATCATGGGCCTGGGTTGCCTCGACGAGGCGATGACCGCCATCCGCAACTACGGTTTTCGCAAGGCGCTCATCGTCACCGACGTTGGGTTGGCGAAGGCCGGTGTTGCCACCAAAGTGGCCGAGTTGCTGGCGATCCAGGACGTCGACGCGGTGATCTACGACGGTGCCAAGCCCAACCCGAGCATTGCCAACGTCGAACTCGGGCTCGGTTTGCTGAAAGAAAGCCGATGCGATTTCATCGTGTCGCTGGGCGGCGGCTCCCCCCATGACTGCGCCAAGGGCATCGCGCTGTGCGCGACCAACGGTGGACAGATCCGCGACTACGAAGGCGTCGATCGTTCCAGCAAGCCGCAGCTGCCCTTGATTGCCATCAACACCACGGCGGGCACCGCCAGTGAAATGACCCGTTTCTGCATCATCACCGACGATACGCGCCACGTGAAAATGGCCATCGTCGACCGTAACGTAACGCCGCTGATGTCGGTCAATGACCCGGCCCTGATGGTGGCGATGCCCAAGGGCTTGACCGCCGCCACCGGCATGGATGCGTTGACTCACGCGATCGAGGCTTATGTCTCCACGGCCGCCACGCCCATCACCGACGCCTGTGCCCTTAAGGCGATTACATTGATCAGCAACAACCTGCGTCTGGCCGTGCGTGACGGCAACGATTTGTCGGCGCGGGAGAATATGGCTTACGCACAGTTTCTCGCGGGGATGGCATTCAATAATGCTTCGCTGGGTTTCGTGCATGCGATGGCGCACCAGTTGGGCGGCTTCTATGACTTGCCCCATGGTGTATGCAACGCCGTATTGCTGCCCCATGTGCAGAGTTTCAATGCCATGGTATGTGCCGTCCGGCTGACGGACGTAGCCCACGCCATGGGCGCCGATATTCGCGGGTTCAGCCCTGAAGAAGGCGCGCAGGCCGCCATCGCGGCGATTCGCAGCCTGGCCGTGGACGTGGATATTCCAGCAGGCTTGCGGGAGTTGGGCATGCGCCTCAATGACGTGCCGGTGCTGGCTGCCAATGCCCTGAAGGACGCATGCGGCCTGACCAACCCGCGGGCGGCGGACCAGCGGCAAATCGAGGAAATTTTCCGCAGCGCTTTCTAA
- a CDS encoding multidrug effflux MFS transporter encodes MKNRTTLIVTCTTVFLAQLGMSIYLPALPDIAQALGADASRVSWGLSVYLIGMALPMLMWGSLSQRIGRKPVLLAALTLYGLGNLALPLGTTIETFLAFRLIQGIGASGISVMARVLIRDSFSGDLLAKALSWISIAFVVALGIGQYLGSLIQAVFGWEAIFLGLGAASLVMAAAVSTATFPVLAEGSNGQSAWRIYGRILQHRGFLLPALAGGLGYGVIIAFNTAAPLILQESFHWSPIEYGLLGWPISAAYLLGALAVNAFVLRTGQRRLMGWGIALVVGGSATMLAGSVSLSSVALVFWLPYCFAVFGQSLNYPISLSLANEGSPIAGAYAMALSGFLHQLMASVIGAMASLLLSQQAWPLAVLCTLLAVAAMLCARFTPPRVA; translated from the coding sequence ATGAAAAACCGTACAACGCTGATCGTCACTTGCACCACGGTCTTCCTGGCACAGCTGGGCATGAGCATTTACCTACCGGCCCTGCCGGACATTGCCCAGGCCCTGGGCGCGGATGCGTCCCGAGTGTCGTGGGGCTTGTCGGTGTACCTGATCGGCATGGCCCTGCCGATGCTGATGTGGGGCAGCCTGAGCCAGCGCATCGGGCGCAAGCCTGTGCTGTTGGCGGCATTGACGCTGTACGGTTTGGGGAACCTGGCGTTGCCGCTGGGCACGACGATCGAAACGTTCCTGGCGTTCAGGTTGATCCAGGGCATCGGCGCCAGCGGCATTTCGGTGATGGCACGGGTGTTGATCCGTGACAGCTTCAGCGGCGACCTGCTGGCCAAGGCCTTGTCCTGGATATCGATTGCCTTTGTGGTTGCCCTCGGCATCGGCCAATACCTCGGCTCGCTGATCCAGGCTGTGTTTGGGTGGGAAGCGATTTTTCTCGGTTTGGGCGCGGCCAGCCTGGTCATGGCCGCCGCCGTGTCAACGGCAACATTCCCGGTGCTTGCCGAAGGTAGCAACGGACAATCAGCGTGGCGGATCTATGGACGGATACTCCAGCATCGCGGTTTTCTGTTACCAGCTTTGGCGGGCGGCTTGGGCTACGGCGTCATCATCGCCTTCAATACCGCCGCGCCGCTGATTCTGCAGGAGAGCTTCCACTGGTCGCCCATCGAGTACGGGCTGCTGGGCTGGCCGATCAGCGCGGCGTATCTGCTGGGCGCGCTCGCGGTGAACGCTTTTGTGCTGCGAACGGGCCAGCGGCGGCTGATGGGCTGGGGCATCGCCTTGGTAGTGGGCGGCAGCGCGACCATGCTGGCAGGAAGCGTTTCACTGAGCAGCGTCGCGCTTGTGTTCTGGTTGCCGTACTGCTTCGCGGTGTTTGGCCAGTCGCTGAACTATCCAATCAGCCTGTCGCTGGCAAACGAAGGCTCGCCGATCGCCGGCGCTTACGCCATGGCATTGAGCGGGTTCCTGCACCAGCTGATGGCTTCGGTGATCGGTGCCATGGCCAGCCTGTTGTTGAGTCAACAGGCCTGGCCACTGGCGGTGCTGTGCACGTTGTTAGCGGTGGCGGCGATGCTGTGCGCAAGGTTCACGCCGCCCCGGGTCGCTTAG